The following proteins are encoded in a genomic region of Agromyces sp. CF514:
- a CDS encoding APC family permease, translating to MNLRVKSVEASLADADDTERSLKRSLGTWDLALMGIAVAVGAGIFSVGAQAAANFAGPSVIVSFVLAAVTCGLAIMCYAEFASTVPVAGSAYTFTYATMGELLAWIIGWDLILEMFTAAAVIAKYWGVYLGEALLAFGLPFPSTFTIGGLEVSWPAFLVVAVFTALLVAGTKLTARVGAVFTIIKVAIVLFVIVVGFFFVNAANYVPFIPEAVPTEGGSADVWTQSLVSWATGAAPAQYGIFGLLAAASLVFFAFIGFDVVATSAEEVREPQKRLPRGIFLGLGIVTLLYVLVSIVMTGMVSYADLAEEEAPSLATAFRLVGQDWASAVISVGALAGLTTVIMVLLLGLSRIVFALSRDGLLPRWLSKTTEHTKTPARIQIIGGATVAFVAAFTDVGLLEEMINIGTLSAFVLVSLGIVVLRRTRPDLPRGFRVPWSPVLPILSAVLCFWLMLNLTTLTWVRFLVWLALGIVVYLLYGRRHSRIAGERVSEVELPTPQGSVER from the coding sequence ATGAACCTGCGGGTGAAGTCCGTCGAGGCGTCGCTGGCCGACGCCGACGACACCGAGCGCAGCCTCAAGCGCTCGCTCGGCACGTGGGACCTCGCGCTCATGGGCATCGCGGTCGCCGTCGGCGCGGGCATCTTCTCGGTCGGCGCGCAGGCTGCGGCGAACTTCGCCGGGCCGAGCGTGATCGTCTCGTTCGTCCTCGCGGCCGTCACGTGCGGGCTCGCGATCATGTGCTACGCCGAGTTCGCCTCGACGGTGCCCGTCGCGGGCAGCGCGTACACGTTCACGTACGCGACCATGGGCGAACTGCTCGCGTGGATCATCGGCTGGGACCTCATCCTCGAGATGTTCACGGCGGCCGCGGTCATCGCGAAGTACTGGGGCGTCTACCTCGGCGAGGCACTGCTCGCGTTCGGGTTGCCCTTCCCATCGACCTTCACGATCGGCGGGCTCGAGGTGAGCTGGCCCGCATTCCTCGTCGTGGCGGTGTTCACCGCGCTGCTCGTCGCCGGCACGAAGCTCACGGCCAGGGTCGGCGCGGTCTTCACCATCATCAAGGTCGCGATCGTGCTGTTCGTCATCGTCGTCGGCTTCTTCTTCGTCAACGCCGCGAACTACGTGCCGTTCATCCCGGAGGCGGTGCCGACCGAGGGCGGGTCCGCGGATGTCTGGACGCAGTCGCTCGTCTCGTGGGCGACGGGTGCCGCCCCGGCGCAGTACGGCATCTTCGGACTGCTCGCCGCGGCATCCCTCGTCTTCTTCGCCTTCATCGGCTTCGACGTCGTGGCCACGAGCGCCGAGGAGGTGCGCGAGCCGCAGAAGCGCCTGCCGCGCGGCATCTTCCTCGGGCTCGGCATCGTGACGCTGCTCTACGTGCTCGTCTCGATCGTGATGACCGGCATGGTCTCGTACGCCGATCTCGCCGAGGAGGAGGCGCCGTCGCTCGCGACCGCCTTCCGGCTCGTCGGACAGGACTGGGCCTCGGCCGTCATCTCGGTCGGCGCGCTCGCCGGACTCACGACCGTGATCATGGTGCTGCTGCTCGGACTCTCGCGCATCGTGTTCGCGTTGAGCCGCGACGGGCTGCTGCCGCGCTGGCTGTCGAAGACGACCGAGCACACCAAGACGCCCGCGCGCATCCAGATCATCGGCGGCGCGACGGTGGCCTTCGTCGCGGCGTTCACCGATGTCGGACTGCTCGAGGAGATGATCAACATCGGCACGCTCTCGGCGTTCGTGCTCGTGAGTCTCGGCATCGTGGTGCTGCGTCGCACGCGCCCCGACCTGCCGCGCGGCTTCCGCGTGCCGTGGTCGCCCGTGCTGCCGATCCTCTCGGCCGTGCTCTGCTTCTGGCTCATGCTGAACCTCACGACGCTCACCTGGGTCCGCTTCCTGGTGTGGCTCGCGCTCGGCATCGTCGTGTACCTGCTCTACGGGCGTCGACACTCCCGCATCGCGGGCGAGCGGGTCAGCGAGGTCGAGCTGCCGACCCCGCAGGGCTCGGTCGAGCGCTGA
- a CDS encoding biotin carboxylase N-terminal domain-containing protein, whose amino-acid sequence MPRITKVLIANRGEIAVRIIRAARDAGLGSVAIYADQDRDARHAKLADEAYALEGTTSAETYLVVDKILSIARRSGADAVHPGYGFLAENPDFARAVIAAGLTWIGPSPEAIERLGDKVSARHVAEKVGAPLAPGTLNPVADAAEVLEFVDVHGLPVAIKAAFGGGGRGLKVARTREEVPELFDSATREAVAAFGRGECFVEKYLDKPRHVETQCLADEHGNVVVISTRDCSLQRRHQKLVEEAPAPFLTEAQTEALYTASKAILKEVGYVGAGTCEFLIGQDGTVSFLEVNTRLQVEHPVSEEVTGIDLVREQFRIAEGGVLDYTDPVAVGHSIEFRINGEDPGRNFLPAPGPVHQLRFPGGPGIRIDSGVTSGDEISGAFDSLLAKLIVTGATRKDAIERARRALDEFEVIGLPTVLPFHRDIVRNEAFAPAGDEPFTVYTRWIETEYDNRLEPWSGELAAPTAATARTSLVVEVGGRRIGVTLPAKLAGGTSSSPTAGAAPRRRTTSHVAGTATGDAVKAPMQATVVKVAVAEGDKVVKGDLVLVLEAMKMEQPIVAHKDGVVGLVNAEPGATVSSGHLLLSIADA is encoded by the coding sequence ATGCCGCGTATCACGAAGGTCCTCATCGCCAACCGCGGCGAGATCGCCGTCCGCATCATCCGCGCCGCCCGCGACGCCGGACTCGGTTCCGTCGCGATCTACGCCGACCAGGACCGCGATGCGAGGCACGCCAAGCTCGCCGACGAGGCGTACGCGCTCGAGGGCACCACGAGCGCCGAGACCTACCTCGTCGTCGACAAGATCCTCTCGATCGCCCGCCGCTCGGGCGCCGACGCCGTGCACCCCGGCTACGGCTTCCTCGCCGAGAACCCCGACTTCGCCCGCGCGGTCATCGCCGCGGGCCTGACCTGGATCGGGCCGTCGCCCGAGGCCATCGAGCGCCTCGGCGACAAGGTCTCCGCGCGCCACGTCGCCGAGAAGGTCGGCGCGCCGCTCGCCCCGGGCACGCTCAACCCCGTGGCCGATGCGGCCGAGGTGCTCGAGTTCGTCGATGTGCACGGCCTGCCCGTCGCCATCAAGGCCGCGTTCGGCGGCGGCGGCCGTGGCCTCAAGGTCGCCCGCACCCGCGAGGAGGTGCCCGAGCTCTTCGACTCGGCCACCCGTGAGGCCGTGGCCGCGTTCGGCCGCGGAGAGTGCTTCGTCGAGAAGTACCTCGACAAGCCCCGACACGTCGAGACCCAGTGCCTCGCCGACGAGCACGGCAACGTCGTCGTCATCTCGACCCGCGACTGCTCGCTGCAGCGTCGCCACCAGAAGCTGGTCGAAGAGGCGCCCGCGCCGTTCCTCACCGAGGCGCAGACCGAGGCGCTCTACACGGCGTCGAAGGCCATCCTCAAGGAGGTCGGCTACGTCGGCGCCGGCACGTGCGAGTTCCTCATCGGCCAGGACGGCACGGTCTCGTTCCTCGAGGTCAACACGCGCCTGCAGGTCGAGCACCCCGTCTCCGAAGAGGTCACGGGCATCGACCTCGTGCGCGAGCAGTTCCGCATCGCCGAGGGCGGCGTGCTCGACTACACCGACCCGGTCGCGGTCGGCCACTCGATCGAGTTCCGCATCAACGGCGAGGACCCGGGCCGCAACTTCCTCCCGGCCCCCGGGCCCGTGCACCAGCTGCGCTTCCCGGGCGGCCCCGGCATCCGCATCGACTCGGGCGTGACGAGCGGCGACGAGATCTCGGGCGCGTTCGACTCGCTGCTCGCGAAGCTCATCGTGACCGGCGCGACCCGCAAGGACGCCATCGAGCGCGCACGCCGCGCACTCGACGAGTTCGAGGTCATCGGCCTGCCGACCGTGCTGCCCTTCCACCGCGACATCGTGCGCAACGAGGCGTTCGCGCCCGCGGGCGACGAGCCGTTCACCGTGTACACCCGGTGGATCGAGACCGAGTACGACAACCGGCTCGAGCCGTGGTCGGGCGAGCTCGCCGCACCCACCGCGGCGACCGCGCGCACGAGCCTCGTCGTCGAGGTCGGCGGCCGCCGCATCGGCGTGACCCTGCCTGCGAAGCTCGCCGGCGGTACCTCGTCGTCGCCCACCGCCGGTGCGGCCCCCCGTCGGCGCACCACGTCGCACGTGGCCGGCACCGCGACCGGCGACGCCGTCAAGGCGCCCATGCAGGCCACCGTCGTGAAGGTCGCCGTCGCCGAGGGCGACAAGGTCGTCAAGGGCGACCTCGTGCTCGTGCTCGAGGCCATGAAGATGGAGCAGCCGATCGTCGCGCACAAGGACGGCGTCGTCGGCCTCGTGAACGCCGAGCCCGGCGCCACCGTCTCGAGCGGCCACCTGCTGCTCTCGATCGCCGACGCCTGA
- a CDS encoding nucleoside triphosphate pyrophosphatase encodes MRLYLASTSPARLQTLRAAGVEPIPISPGVDEEAAVAAAEAEAGHALEAPEMVQLLAQAKAEAVVGAEVDGEPIDGFILGGDSAFLVGGSIHGKPHLPEVAKARWLEQNGSHGDLWSGHWLIDHRGGRVNGAVGRADVATVRFAALDESEIDAYIASGEPLLVAGAFTVDSLGGPFIRRVEGDPSTVVGLSLSTLRDLVRELGADWTAFWNRP; translated from the coding sequence ATGCGCCTCTACCTCGCCTCGACGTCGCCCGCCCGCCTGCAGACGCTCCGCGCCGCAGGCGTCGAGCCGATCCCGATCTCGCCGGGGGTCGACGAGGAGGCCGCCGTCGCCGCGGCCGAGGCCGAGGCCGGGCATGCGCTCGAGGCGCCAGAGATGGTGCAGCTGCTCGCGCAGGCCAAGGCCGAGGCCGTGGTGGGCGCCGAGGTCGACGGCGAGCCGATCGACGGGTTCATCCTGGGCGGCGACTCGGCGTTCCTCGTCGGCGGGAGCATCCACGGCAAGCCGCACCTGCCGGAGGTCGCCAAGGCGCGCTGGCTCGAGCAGAACGGCTCGCACGGCGACCTCTGGTCGGGACACTGGCTCATCGACCACCGCGGCGGCCGGGTGAACGGCGCGGTGGGGCGGGCGGATGTCGCGACGGTGCGGTTCGCGGCCCTCGACGAATCCGAGATCGACGCGTACATCGCATCGGGCGAGCCGCTGCTCGTGGCCGGGGCGTTCACCGTCGACAGCCTCGGCGGCCCGTTCATCCGCCGCGTTGAGGGCGACCCGTCGACCGTGGTCGGGCTCTCGCTCTCGACCCTCCGCGACCTCGTGCGCGAGCTCGGAGCGGACTGGACCGCGTTCTGGAACCGCCCCTGA